Proteins found in one Candidatus Rokuibacteriota bacterium genomic segment:
- a CDS encoding class I SAM-dependent methyltransferase, which translates to MPLAYYSRSATSAFWSEHWGGHSVEELLAVAVRSPLTGLIERHLPADGRFLEAGCGLGQYVLLLRARGRAAVGADWSLEALRQGVRAGAPLAVMDLRALAVRDGAVRAYLSLGVVEHDPGGPDAIVAEAARVLAPGGTLLLSVPYWNGARRLLGPWLAREARRSRARGGDFYQFAFTRGEVCRFLEARGFQVRSFHPYDPARMLRQALRGVTRRERRLPAGVGAPVTHRPPHAPAPPPGVRAAVGRILRGLLYAPPTLRLFAHMILAVAVKPSRR; encoded by the coding sequence GTGCCGCTGGCCTACTACTCGCGCTCGGCCACCTCCGCGTTCTGGAGCGAGCACTGGGGCGGGCACTCCGTGGAGGAGCTCCTGGCTGTCGCGGTCCGCTCCCCCCTCACCGGCCTCATCGAGCGCCACCTGCCCGCCGACGGCCGTTTCCTGGAGGCGGGCTGCGGGCTCGGCCAGTACGTGCTGCTCCTGAGGGCGCGCGGACGGGCCGCGGTCGGCGCCGACTGGAGCCTCGAGGCGCTCCGTCAGGGGGTTCGCGCCGGCGCGCCGCTCGCCGTGATGGACCTTCGCGCGCTCGCCGTCCGGGACGGGGCGGTGCGGGCGTATCTCTCCCTGGGAGTCGTCGAGCACGATCCCGGCGGTCCCGACGCCATCGTCGCCGAGGCGGCCCGCGTCCTCGCTCCGGGCGGAACGCTCCTGCTGTCGGTCCCGTACTGGAATGGCGCGCGCCGGCTCCTCGGCCCCTGGCTGGCGCGCGAGGCGCGGCGGAGCCGCGCCCGGGGTGGCGACTTCTACCAGTTCGCCTTCACGCGGGGCGAGGTGTGCCGCTTCCTCGAGGCGCGCGGGTTCCAGGTCCGCTCCTTCCATCCCTACGATCCCGCCCGCATGCTTCGGCAGGCGCTCCGCGGCGTCACGCGGCGGGAGCGCAGGCTCCCCGCAGGGGTGGGAGCACCGGTCACTCACCGCCCCCCACACGCGCCAGCGCCTCCGCCGGGGGTCCGTGCCGCCGTGGGGCGGATCCTCCGGGGCCTCCTCTACGCGCCGCCCACCCTGCGCCTCTTCGCCCACATGATCCTCGCCGTGGCGGTCAAGCCTTCGCGCCGCTGA
- a CDS encoding glycosyltransferase family 4 protein, with amino-acid sequence MRVGLLPALGGGIRELATTGQQSRLVDGYLRPYARAFDGLYYFSYLPESLAEFTDDPELLARVTVLASPRPLWRGRRALAMTRAHATEFRQCDVLRVFQITGVIPALAARRRFGIPYVTTYGFSYGRLSRPGPKRWVKAVVERRGLRRAAAVIATTEALRARALSLGARRVELIPNGVDTGLFAFRGDRAGRPPGAPRRILYVGRLSEEKNLETLVWATKPAGAAIQAQHGAGVQLVTVGAGPQKDELEALARELRADVQFLGVMDQRTLPEIYASADAFVLASFTEGHPKVLLEAMACGLPCVASDCEGNRSIVTHEKTGLLFDPRSPEALSSCLVRVLTEPGLAASLASAARALIEERYGLPALVAREIALLEDVGRGRR; translated from the coding sequence ATGCGGGTCGGGCTCCTGCCTGCCCTCGGCGGCGGCATCCGCGAGCTGGCGACGACGGGCCAGCAGTCCCGGCTCGTCGACGGCTACCTGCGTCCCTATGCGCGGGCCTTCGACGGTCTCTACTACTTCAGCTATCTGCCGGAATCCCTGGCCGAGTTCACCGACGATCCGGAGCTGCTGGCGCGCGTGACGGTGCTCGCGTCCCCACGACCCCTGTGGCGGGGCCGGCGGGCCCTGGCGATGACGCGCGCCCATGCCACCGAGTTCCGCCAGTGCGACGTCCTGAGGGTGTTCCAGATCACGGGCGTGATCCCGGCGCTGGCCGCACGCCGTCGCTTCGGCATCCCCTATGTCACGACCTATGGCTTCTCCTATGGCCGCCTCTCCCGCCCGGGCCCGAAGCGCTGGGTCAAGGCGGTCGTGGAGCGCCGGGGGCTCAGGCGCGCTGCCGCCGTGATCGCCACCACCGAGGCGCTGCGCGCGCGCGCGCTGTCGCTGGGCGCGCGGCGGGTGGAGCTGATCCCCAACGGGGTCGACACCGGGCTCTTCGCCTTTCGCGGGGACCGCGCGGGACGCCCGCCGGGAGCGCCTCGACGGATCCTCTACGTCGGGCGCCTGTCTGAAGAGAAGAACCTGGAGACGCTGGTGTGGGCGACCAAGCCGGCCGGCGCCGCGATCCAGGCCCAGCACGGAGCCGGGGTCCAGCTCGTCACCGTTGGTGCCGGGCCTCAGAAGGACGAGCTCGAGGCTCTGGCAAGGGAGCTTCGCGCTGACGTGCAGTTCCTGGGCGTGATGGACCAGAGGACGCTGCCCGAGATCTACGCGTCGGCCGACGCGTTCGTCCTGGCCTCGTTCACCGAGGGCCACCCGAAGGTGCTCCTCGAGGCCATGGCCTGCGGGCTGCCCTGCGTGGCGTCCGACTGCGAGGGGAATCGGTCGATCGTCACCCACGAGAAGACCGGGCTCCTGTTCGATCCGCGGAGCCCAGAGGCGCTCTCCTCCTGCCTCGTCCGGGTGCTCACCGAGCCCGGGCTCGCGGCCTCGCTGGCGAGCGCTGCCCGCGCGCTCATCGAGGAGCGCTACGGTCTCCCGGCCCTCGTGGCGCGGGAGATCGCGCTCCTCGAGGACGTGGGGCGGGGGAGGCGCTAG